GAATTTTCAGACGGCCTCAGTTAGATATAGTCGCGTATATCTGCAATAATCGGGATATCTTCATCTATAGCATCTATCCATTCGGCAATTTGAGAAGCGGTTTCTTCAGGAGAAGACAAACCGCCTTGCCGTTTCAAATCCTGAAAACGCGGCTGCATGGGGAACATACCGGCATCGGCTGACCTGATTTTGTCCTGCATTTCCGTATCGATAACACCGGGAGCAAGGCTGATAACCTTAATCTGATTGTTTCTTTCTGCTTCAACACAACGGGCATGATGATCCAATGCAGCTTTGGTTGCGCCGTATACGCTCCAACCGGGATAGCCTTTTCTGCCGGCACCACTGCTGATATGGACAATTTTCAAATGTGAATGCAGAGATTTATGTGCGGCGAGATGGTTGCTGAGCAATAAAGGCGCGGTAACATTAACAGCAACCGCTTTGGCAATCTGCTCGGTTTGCTGCCGCCCTAAAACCGCATTCGGTTCGACCACACCTGCATTGTTAATCAGAACGATTTCTTCCGCATCGGCAATAAACGCTGCCAGTTCGCCCTGTTCCAGCCAAGCTGCCAATAAACCGGTATCGGCAAGATCCAAAGAGTGCTGCCGTAGCATGAGGCCGTCTGAAATTTCAAGCATCCGACGGGAAATGCCGAATACGGTTGTACCTTGTGTCGCATAATATCCGGCCAA
Above is a genomic segment from Neisseria weaveri containing:
- a CDS encoding SDR family NAD(P)-dependent oxidoreductase, yielding MQTKQKIVITGHSSGLGKALAGYYATQGTTVFGISRRMLEISDGLMLRQHSLDLADTGLLAAWLEQGELAAFIADAEEIVLINNAGVVEPNAVLGRQQTEQIAKAVAVNVTAPLLLSNHLAAHKSLHSHLKIVHISSGAGRKGYPGWSVYGATKAALDHHARCVEAERNNQIKVISLAPGVIDTEMQDKIRSADAGMFPMQPRFQDLKRQGGLSSPEETASQIAEWIDAIDEDIPIIADIRDYI